From Microplitis mediator isolate UGA2020A chromosome 11, iyMicMedi2.1, whole genome shotgun sequence, one genomic window encodes:
- the LOC130677516 gene encoding longitudinals lacking protein, isoforms H/M/V-like isoform X2: MGTSEQHYCLRWNNHHANMITVFQELYQNGALTDVTIGLSDGLLVECHKLVLAACSSYFRKILQNLNRPRALILVNVKYYQMKAILEYMYHGEVSVTTEELPALLEIANYLKIKGLTDVPEFPDSSSRSSSPCAQTRQSQTQSQSHSQQQQQQQQQHQQPQHQNNNHQQRRSRRDQVSPVSPSPAITTSCMNYLAANSDNIGNGNGNNGIGSDHTSPPHSTSSPYYNNYRKSPARAHSESRFPTASGWNLPFAGSHFASSLHQGSSMSAHHASLLAAHYENDLNTRNADSSQGAVPLIHADNQEYRSPSNHSANDNTDSRRNSMSLSQGRSPYDTVVNDSEKKLSPRMRSTTEPNREWKRYKQYTKEDIASAIEAVRNGMSALQASRKFHVPSRTLYDKVKKLGIANTRSMRRSSNNSGASFPYGIGGNVNGSIYASMSDNDYDNNTGVFESPSAIIEAAYAKSRDNSNDRDSAMEISRVTPTPTPSPSPNRSIQSAGHNQPQEVDLEDQVEDLSMSSRKSDVRVIVSPVIKEEKPDPDNFNHK; encoded by the exons ATGGGCACCTCGGAGCAGCATTACTGTCTAAGATGGAACAATCATCATGCAAACATGATAACGGTATTCCAAGAATTATATCAAAATGGAGCACTGACTGATGTAACCATTGGACTTTCGGATGGTTTATTGGTTGAATGTCACAAGCTAGTACTCGCTGCCTGTTCCTCATATTTTCGTAAAATACTACAAAATTTAAACCGACCACGTGCATTGATACTCGTTAATGTCAAATACTATCAGATGAAAGCGATACTTGAGTATATGTACCATGGCGAAGTCAGTGTCACTACTGAAGAACTCCCGGCACTGCTTGAAATAgctaattatttgaaaataaaaggcCTGACTGATGTGCCAGAGTTTCCTGATTCATCTTCACGGTCGTCTTCGCCATGTGCGCAAACACGACAGTCGCAAACGCAATCTCAGTCACATTcgcaacaacaacagcagcaacagcaacaacatcAACAACCGCAACATCAAAACAATAATCATCAGCAACGTCGCTCACGTCGTGATCAAGTCAGTCCGGTATCGCCATCACCGGCAATAACCACCAGTTGTATGAACTATTTGGCTGCTAATTCTGATAATATTGGCAATGGAAATGGTAATAATGGGATTGGTAGTGATCATACGTCACCGCCACATTCAACCAGTTCACCATACTACAACAATTATCGTAAATCACCAGCTCGTGCTCACAGCGAATCACGTTTTCCGACAGCCTCCGGATGGAATTTACCGTTTGCTGGATCACACTTTGCATCGTCTCTCCATCAAGGGTCATCGATGTCTGCCCACCATGCGTCTCTGCTTGCTGCTCACTACGAGAACGATCTAAATACCC GTAACGCTGATAGTTCCCAAGGAGCCGTACCACTTATTCACGCTGACAATCAAGAGTACCGTAGTCCCAGCAATCATTCGGCCAATGATAACACGGACAGCAGACGCAACAGCATGAGTCTTTCGCAAGGACGCAGCCCCTATGACACTGTCGTCAATgatagcgaaaaaaaattgtcaccac GCATGCGTTCAACCACTGAACCAAATCGTGAATGGAAACGTTATAAGCAGTACACTAAAGAAGATATAGCGTCAGCTATTGAAGCTGTGAGAAATGGTATGAGTGCACTCCAAGCTTCGCGTAAATTTCACGTACCATCGCGCACACTTTACgataaagtcaaaaaattaggTATCGCAAACACACGATCAATGCGCCGTAGTAGTAATAATAGCGGAGCCAGTTTTCCGTATGGTATTGGTGGTAATGTTAACGGTAGTATTTATGCATCGATGTCTGACAATGACTACGATAATAACACCGGTGTTTTTGAGAGCCCGAGTGCTATTATTGAAGCAGCTTATGCCAAGAGTAGAGACAATTCAAACGATCGTGATTCGGCAATGGAAATATCCCGAGTTACCCCGACTCCGACTCCAAGTCCTAGTCCGAATCGATCGATTCAAAGCGCTGGTCATAATCAGCCACAAGAAGTTGATCTAGAAGATCAAGTTGAAGACTTGTCAATGAGTAGTAGAAAGTCTGATGTACGTGTAATAGTATCACCTGTTATCAAAGAAGAAAAACCTGACCCAGATAATTTTAATCACAAatga
- the LOC130677516 gene encoding protein tramtrack, alpha isoform-like isoform X1 — translation MGTSEQHYCLRWNNHHANMITVFQELYQNGALTDVTIGLSDGLLVECHKLVLAACSSYFRKILQNLNRPRALILVNVKYYQMKAILEYMYHGEVSVTTEELPALLEIANYLKIKGLTDVPEFPDSSSRSSSPCAQTRQSQTQSQSHSQQQQQQQQQHQQPQHQNNNHQQRRSRRDQVSPVSPSPAITTSCMNYLAANSDNIGNGNGNNGIGSDHTSPPHSTSSPYYNNYRKSPARAHSESRFPTASGWNLPFAGSHFASSLHQGSSMSAHHASLLAAHYENDLNTRKNKLPNYMMGRDTPILRTVLGQGNADSSQGAVPLIHADNQEYRSPSNHSANDNTDSRRNSMSLSQGRSPYDTVVNDSEKKLSPRMRSTTEPNREWKRYKQYTKEDIASAIEAVRNGMSALQASRKFHVPSRTLYDKVKKLGIANTRSMRRSSNNSGASFPYGIGGNVNGSIYASMSDNDYDNNTGVFESPSAIIEAAYAKSRDNSNDRDSAMEISRVTPTPTPSPSPNRSIQSAGHNQPQEVDLEDQVEDLSMSSRKSDVRVIVSPVIKEEKPDPDNFNHK, via the exons ATGGGCACCTCGGAGCAGCATTACTGTCTAAGATGGAACAATCATCATGCAAACATGATAACGGTATTCCAAGAATTATATCAAAATGGAGCACTGACTGATGTAACCATTGGACTTTCGGATGGTTTATTGGTTGAATGTCACAAGCTAGTACTCGCTGCCTGTTCCTCATATTTTCGTAAAATACTACAAAATTTAAACCGACCACGTGCATTGATACTCGTTAATGTCAAATACTATCAGATGAAAGCGATACTTGAGTATATGTACCATGGCGAAGTCAGTGTCACTACTGAAGAACTCCCGGCACTGCTTGAAATAgctaattatttgaaaataaaaggcCTGACTGATGTGCCAGAGTTTCCTGATTCATCTTCACGGTCGTCTTCGCCATGTGCGCAAACACGACAGTCGCAAACGCAATCTCAGTCACATTcgcaacaacaacagcagcaacagcaacaacatcAACAACCGCAACATCAAAACAATAATCATCAGCAACGTCGCTCACGTCGTGATCAAGTCAGTCCGGTATCGCCATCACCGGCAATAACCACCAGTTGTATGAACTATTTGGCTGCTAATTCTGATAATATTGGCAATGGAAATGGTAATAATGGGATTGGTAGTGATCATACGTCACCGCCACATTCAACCAGTTCACCATACTACAACAATTATCGTAAATCACCAGCTCGTGCTCACAGCGAATCACGTTTTCCGACAGCCTCCGGATGGAATTTACCGTTTGCTGGATCACACTTTGCATCGTCTCTCCATCAAGGGTCATCGATGTCTGCCCACCATGCGTCTCTGCTTGCTGCTCACTACGAGAACGATCTAAATACCCGTAAGAACAAATTACCAAATTATATGATGGGTCGTGATACACCTATACTAAGAACTGTTCTTGGACAAGGTAACGCTGATAGTTCCCAAGGAGCCGTACCACTTATTCACGCTGACAATCAAGAGTACCGTAGTCCCAGCAATCATTCGGCCAATGATAACACGGACAGCAGACGCAACAGCATGAGTCTTTCGCAAGGACGCAGCCCCTATGACACTGTCGTCAATgatagcgaaaaaaaattgtcaccac GCATGCGTTCAACCACTGAACCAAATCGTGAATGGAAACGTTATAAGCAGTACACTAAAGAAGATATAGCGTCAGCTATTGAAGCTGTGAGAAATGGTATGAGTGCACTCCAAGCTTCGCGTAAATTTCACGTACCATCGCGCACACTTTACgataaagtcaaaaaattaggTATCGCAAACACACGATCAATGCGCCGTAGTAGTAATAATAGCGGAGCCAGTTTTCCGTATGGTATTGGTGGTAATGTTAACGGTAGTATTTATGCATCGATGTCTGACAATGACTACGATAATAACACCGGTGTTTTTGAGAGCCCGAGTGCTATTATTGAAGCAGCTTATGCCAAGAGTAGAGACAATTCAAACGATCGTGATTCGGCAATGGAAATATCCCGAGTTACCCCGACTCCGACTCCAAGTCCTAGTCCGAATCGATCGATTCAAAGCGCTGGTCATAATCAGCCACAAGAAGTTGATCTAGAAGATCAAGTTGAAGACTTGTCAATGAGTAGTAGAAAGTCTGATGTACGTGTAATAGTATCACCTGTTATCAAAGAAGAAAAACCTGACCCAGATAATTTTAATCACAAatga